One Desulfovibrio sp. Fe33 DNA segment encodes these proteins:
- a CDS encoding peptidylprolyl isomerase — protein sequence MRRHTAAILFLFAALLAGCAGDADDMGIVARVNGAPIYLTQLEFQHDQFQEDNVGAYVPSVAKLRNEYGEILSDLIVQELVVQELAGRDLAVTDEELREAEETVRADYPEGAFEQVLVEEYIDLKSWRRQLRYYLAQKKFFQQVLRPQIKIDYKEAEKYYRDHISDFYLPESLRILVVRGPSRELVVKAVEKYLKDHDQMNLATSFGEVETREVMVREGRLSAPWRNALAGLKAGQASDVLTDRFGFEALVLLERSEAKVLPPAQAYPLVEEALLEKKLQNAFEEWLSGVLAKADIKVSGHLLESAMQPEDSGSEAPESAVMEPEAPEDQEIEQTMPQDGMTDQEPADETIPMDQVGTDTGI from the coding sequence ATGAGACGTCATACAGCAGCCATACTGTTTCTCTTCGCGGCCCTGCTGGCCGGTTGCGCAGGCGACGCGGACGACATGGGCATCGTGGCCCGCGTCAACGGCGCGCCCATCTACCTGACCCAGCTCGAATTTCAGCACGATCAGTTCCAGGAGGACAACGTCGGGGCCTATGTGCCCAGCGTTGCGAAGCTGCGCAACGAATACGGCGAAATCCTTTCCGATCTCATTGTTCAGGAACTGGTGGTCCAGGAACTGGCCGGCCGTGATCTGGCCGTGACCGACGAGGAGTTGCGCGAGGCCGAGGAGACGGTGCGCGCGGATTACCCCGAGGGCGCCTTCGAGCAGGTCCTTGTCGAGGAGTATATCGACCTCAAGTCCTGGCGGAGGCAGTTGCGCTACTATCTCGCGCAGAAAAAGTTCTTCCAGCAGGTCCTTCGGCCGCAGATCAAGATCGACTACAAGGAAGCCGAGAAATACTACCGCGATCACATCTCCGATTTCTATCTGCCGGAAAGCCTGCGCATCCTTGTGGTTCGCGGTCCGAGCCGGGAGCTTGTGGTCAAGGCCGTCGAAAAATATCTCAAGGACCATGACCAGATGAATCTGGCCACGTCCTTCGGCGAAGTTGAGACCAGGGAAGTCATGGTTCGCGAAGGGCGGTTGTCCGCTCCGTGGCGAAACGCGCTTGCCGGGCTCAAGGCGGGGCAGGCGAGCGACGTGCTTACCGACCGTTTCGGCTTCGAGGCGCTGGTTCTGCTTGAGCGCAGCGAGGCCAAAGTTTTGCCTCCGGCCCAGGCCTATCCGCTGGTTGAGGAGGCCCTGCTCGAGAAGAAATTGCAGAACGCCTTCGAAGAATGGCTTTCCGGCGTTCTCGCCAAGGCGGACATCAAGGTCAGCGGGCATCTTCTGGAATCGGCCATGCAGCCTGAGGATAGCGGGAGTGAAGCTCCGGAATCCGCCGTCATGGAGCCGGAAGCCCCGGAGGATCAGGAGATCGAACAAACCATGCCGCAGGACGGCATGACCGATCAGGAACCGGCCGACGAAACCATCCCCATGGATCAGGTCGGCACGGATACGGGCATCTGA